In the genome of Streptomyces racemochromogenes, one region contains:
- a CDS encoding MFS transporter yields the protein MSGTNTAGDRKPSLRQRVAAASGGANRWVVLAVLCVSLVLVALDATILHVAVPSVTEDLRPGSQELLWIVDAYPLVCAALLILFGTLGDRVGRRRILLLGYTLFGVASAIAALADNAQVLIAARALLGVGGAMIMPATLSILRQVFPDRRERALAIGIWTAVAAVGAASGPVLGGFLVQHFWWGSVFLINIPLMALILPLGRWLLPESRGSADGPWDVLGALMAAAGVLGAVLGIKRIGAERQLSDPGALVPLLLGVLLLVLFVRRQKRREHPLIDMRMFSRAAFSTSVGCIVLAMLALVGLELLAVQYLQLVLELSPLETGLRLLPLTFAAMAAGATGSYTLQRVGPRTMVSLGFVLTAGAVLLLTLMGHDDRPVLLTAGFILLGFGLQTTLFAAYESMLSEAPVDAAGGAASIGETSYQLGAGMGIALLGSVMNAAYRPGLLDVPGVPAADSAGAANSLGEAYKIAAHLGGAAGESLHTAARNSFVHGLHVTLVVSACLLFAGAVMALKLPRTMENAEPDGGAGCGATAVDADADAGAAVRLPAQPAAPSRPAPGARIPAPAQHERDPAVGGRPGRQG from the coding sequence ATGTCGGGGACGAACACGGCCGGCGACAGGAAGCCCTCCCTCCGGCAGCGGGTCGCCGCCGCCTCCGGCGGGGCCAACCGCTGGGTGGTCCTGGCGGTCCTGTGCGTCAGCCTCGTGCTCGTCGCGCTCGACGCGACCATCCTGCACGTGGCCGTCCCCTCCGTCACCGAGGACCTGCGCCCCGGCTCCCAGGAACTCCTGTGGATCGTCGACGCGTACCCGCTGGTCTGCGCCGCGCTCCTGATCCTCTTCGGCACCCTCGGCGACCGCGTCGGCCGCCGCCGGATCCTGCTCCTCGGCTACACCCTCTTCGGCGTCGCCTCCGCCATCGCCGCACTCGCCGACAACGCCCAGGTCCTGATCGCCGCCCGCGCCCTGCTCGGCGTCGGCGGGGCGATGATCATGCCGGCCACCCTGTCGATCCTGCGCCAGGTCTTCCCCGACCGGCGCGAGCGCGCCCTCGCCATCGGCATATGGACCGCCGTCGCCGCGGTCGGCGCGGCCAGTGGCCCCGTGCTCGGCGGCTTCCTCGTCCAGCACTTCTGGTGGGGCTCGGTCTTCCTCATCAACATCCCGCTGATGGCCCTGATCCTCCCGCTCGGCCGCTGGCTGCTGCCCGAGTCGAGGGGCTCGGCCGACGGGCCCTGGGACGTGCTCGGCGCGCTGATGGCCGCCGCCGGCGTCCTCGGCGCGGTGCTCGGCATCAAGCGGATCGGCGCGGAACGGCAGCTCTCCGATCCCGGGGCACTGGTCCCGCTGCTGCTCGGAGTGCTCCTGCTGGTCCTCTTCGTACGCCGCCAGAAGCGCCGCGAGCACCCGCTGATCGACATGCGGATGTTCTCCCGGGCCGCGTTCTCCACCTCCGTCGGCTGCATCGTGCTCGCCATGCTGGCGCTGGTCGGGCTGGAGCTGCTCGCCGTCCAGTACCTCCAGCTGGTGCTGGAGCTCAGCCCGCTGGAGACCGGTCTGCGGCTGCTGCCGCTGACCTTCGCCGCCATGGCCGCCGGTGCCACCGGCTCCTACACCCTCCAGCGGGTCGGCCCGCGCACGATGGTCTCGCTGGGCTTCGTGCTCACCGCCGGCGCGGTGCTGCTGCTGACGCTGATGGGCCACGACGACCGGCCCGTCCTGCTGACCGCCGGCTTCATCCTGCTCGGCTTCGGGCTCCAGACCACCCTCTTCGCCGCGTACGAGTCCATGCTGAGCGAGGCCCCGGTGGACGCCGCCGGCGGCGCCGCCTCCATAGGCGAGACCTCCTACCAGCTCGGCGCGGGCATGGGCATCGCCCTGCTGGGCAGCGTGATGAACGCCGCCTACCGGCCCGGCCTGCTCGACGTCCCCGGCGTGCCCGCCGCGGACTCGGCCGGCGCCGCGAACTCCCTCGGCGAGGCCTACAAGATCGCCGCCCACCTCGGCGGAGCGGCGGGGGAGTCCCTGCACACGGCCGCCCGGAACTCCTTCGTGCACGGGCTGCACGTCACCCTCGTCGTGAGCGCCTGCCTGCTGTTCGCGGGGGCCGTGATGGCGCTGAAGCTGCCGCGCACCATGGAGAACGCCGAGCCGGACGGGGGCGCCGGGTGCGGTGCGACCGCCGTGGACGCGGACGCCGATGCCGGGGCCGCCGTACGCCTGCCCGCGCAGCCCGCGGCCCCCTCCCGGCCGGCCCC